Proteins from a genomic interval of Poecile atricapillus isolate bPoeAtr1 chromosome 1, bPoeAtr1.hap1, whole genome shotgun sequence:
- the LOC131587070 gene encoding inositol 1,4,5-trisphosphate receptor-interacting protein-like 1: MNSVVFLFMLLKSLTLYPQPVGDWDEEARRRMELRAQQLEHERLLLEQEVERLIQKSETQQYLQLVTVAVLLVLVLLLWFMGWERSLRRERNEEANEEGVRNRDANGEEAVGNEEGNANREEDNNDDGNVQQVGNAAANEADHGGNEAVNEDTAVENNYEDLIREVEDLFGEIIGAVLMERIQWPVQDLERGCAWITDLMDKYATFFGRVLSNSFYPVLQRAIGVGSAFEGWSPREQDVVYRVLVPMTPPRGHSFHLELDTAGHAQVRNFRVRVQLECTCTREQQGDNMLCFLHHPKEELRRNQDPSLLDTLCTGSYLDVRKTARWFCQLVRAIWPALPQSHSWHLTLLPSRRSCQFKVTDGDESFRIEMLLGVRRGDSDIFVSSQPREAHTPNTTWPETYDVAETQFLKHVASQAPPDSLHLHCLQFFTRLQLGFCFSTYAIKTLIMHLLAETPVALWCRRHFLERLLQIRDGLFLCVRAKRLNHFIVGNERLPRDIRVPPDVPTATTHNLFHRLAQDSDAYSQAVLEYWVLKKWLKEFIETNLG, encoded by the coding sequence ATGAATTCCGTCGTGTTCCTTTTCATGCTCTTGAAGAGCCTCACCCTTTACCCACAGCCTGTGGGGGATTGGGATGAGGAAGCTCGGCGGCGCATGGAACTGCGtgcccagcagctggaacaCGAGAGgcttctgctggagcaggaagtGGAGCGGCTCATCCAGAAGAGTGAAACCCAACAGTACTTGCAGCTCGTGACTGTTGCTGTGCTCCTGGTCCTTGTCTTGCTCCTATGGTTTATGGGATGGGAAAGGAGCCTGAGGAGAGAGAGGAATGAAGAAGCAAATGAAGAGGGAGTCAGAAACAGGGATGCAAATGGAGAAGAAGCTGTTGGAAATGAAGAAGGCAACGCGAATCGGGAGGAAGACAACAATGATGACGGCAATGTACAGCAAGTGGGCAATGCTGCTGCAAATGAGGCAGATCATGGTGGAAACGAAGCTGTCAATGAGGATACAGCTGTAGAAAACAACTACGAAGATTTAATCCGAGAAGTAGAGGATCTTTTTGGGGAAATCATCGGTGCAGTTTTGATGGAGCGCATCCAGTGGCCTGTCCAGGACCTGGAGAGAGGCTGTGCGTGGATAACTGACCTGATGGACAAGTATGCCACTTTCTTTGGTCGTGTCTTGTCAAACAGTTTCTACCCAGTCCTGCAACGAGCCATCGGGGTGGGCAGCGCCTTTGAAGGTTGGAGTCCCCGAGAGCAGGACGTTGTGTACCGCGTGCTCGTCCCCATGACCCCTCCCCGAGGCCACAGCTTCCACCTGgagctggacactgcagggcaCGCGCAGGTGAGGAACTTCCGTGTGCGCGTGCAGCTGGAGTGCACCTGCacgagggagcagcagggcgACAACATGCTGTGCTTCCTGCACCACCCCaaggaggagctgaggaggaATCAGGATCCCAGCCTCCTGGACACCCTGTGCACCGGCTCCTACCTCGACGTGCGGAAAACGGCCCGCTGGTTCTGCCAACTGGTGAGAGCAATCTGGCCAGCTTTGCCTCAGTCACACAGTTGGCATTTAACGCTGCTGCCCTCCAGACGCTCCTGCCAGTTCAAGGTGACAGATGGAGATGAGAGCTTCAGGATTGAGATGTTGCTTGGGGTAAGGAGAGGCGACTCAGACATCTTTGTCAGCAGCCAGCCTAGAGAGGCCCACACCCCAAACACAACCTGGCCTGAGACTTATGATGTGGCAGAGACCCAGTTCCTCAAGCACGTTGCCAGCCAGGCCCCCCCCGACAGTTTGCACCTCCACTGCCTGCAGTTCTTCACCCGCCTCCAGCTGGGCTTCTGCTTTTCCACCTACGCCATCAAGACCCTCATCATGCACCTGCTGGCTGAAACACCCGTGGCATTGTGGTGCAGGAGACATTTCCTGGAGCGACTGCTGCAGATCAGAGATGGCCTGTTTTTATGTGTCAGAGCAAAACGCCTCAACCACTTCATTGTGGGCAACGAGAGGCTTCCTCGTGACATCAGGGTACCCCCAGATGTTCCAACGGCTACGACACACAATCTCTTCCATCGCCTGGCGCAGGACTCGGACGCGTACAGCCAGGCCGTGCTTGAGTACTGGGTTCTGAAGAAGTGGCTCAAAGAATTTATCGAAACGAACCTTGGATGA